The sequence GCCATAGATGCCCAGACCTACACGAGACGATCGGATTAATAAGGCAGATCGTGTATAATCGGTGTTCGTCTTTCGTTCAATGTAAGGAGACATACGCTCGACCACTAAATATGCTGCTGCTATTGATCGAAGAATGTCCTGTAAGACATCTTCGTTTCACGAGAACTTATAAGCGAGCATTGGCTACGAACTGCGGAAAACGCACGGGACGCGTTCGTTTTCTTtcgatcgttttttttttcggtatttttcgtttttcttttttttcgataCAAGTGATTGGCATTGTACACGACCGGTTCCTAGGATCACCGTGCGTTGAAGATTATAAAGACGTAGTGACTTACCAAGCTTACGAGTGATCTGAGCAAGAGGGGCCATGTTGTTGAGGGATGCGACGGGGGTCTCTCCTGCAGGGACTTACAATACACACGCATTTAGTACCCAATGGCTAAGTGCTATCGTCAGAATACCCCCCAAATTAAATGGTACTgatatcatcatcatcatcatcatcatcatcatcgtcagTGATACACGCAAGGAGAGCCGAGATCCTGCATCAATCCTCATACACCTTAAGACATTAACGTATCCATATCGAACTACAAAAACTGAAACTGCTTTAGACTGACGTTAGTAAGGCATATTTTTGCTTCTCTTCTCTTATAACAATCAGTTAAGCGCGAGCGCAAAAGGTGGCTTGATACAAGTAACAATAAAAAcaacatgtaaaaaaaaaaagaagaaggcaTGTTATAAATCGTTCTTTCGAAAGCAAAGCGAAACAATATGATCAAAGTGAAAAGACAGTAGCTAGAATCTGTAAAGAAAAATCAGTTTTGTATTCAGAGCTCGAGCATGCGATATTTTTTGTGTTCTCTCGAGTGTGCGGTCCGACCGGGGTGTTTTTTTCTTTGCTAGACTTAATAGTAAGCGCGCGTTGAACGTAACAGCGAGATGTTTCTCGATCGATCTATCTGACACGGTATTTGCCCTTTGAAGACTGTATATTCTCTTTTTCTAACGTTTTATTGCGCTAGATTACATCGAGTTCGCATAATTCTTCTCCGTCGTGTTTCTCTTCACGAACAACTATATCCGTCGGATATTATAATCAATTGACTCGTCAATGAATCTTCGACAAAAACGAaacagaaaaaggaaaaaacgtTAAAGAAGTTCGTCTACGTGTATATACTCAGAAAGAGAAATGTCCACGAATCGCGCACAAGATCAGCGAGAGATTCAATCAGCAAGAGAAAAGATTAAAGTGTCACTTAATGATACATGTTAGAAATCCTGGAAAATAAAGTAGGATATCCTGAAAAATCATCGAATAAGTAACTCTATGAATTGAATAATCTCTGTTTAATGTTTAAAAGCTTATATTACAGAAATGGGCAAATCAAATTCACCGCAACACTGCACGAGACTCGTGTGAATCAGATTTTCTGTGCACTGATCAGCGAAAGTATGaaatatcaatttgttagttgtATCGTGTGTATCTGGGGTACCTTTGGCACGTGCGCGGCTCCAAACCTCTCTGCATATAGAACCGATTTCTTCGTTCGTTACCTCCAGAAGAATTTCCGTTAGGGACCTCCGCACCTTCAACATCTGCTGACCAAAGGTCTTGTCAGTTAGCACTTGCTACCTGTAAAACGATCATTCTGAAACAATCACTCACCACATCTTGCAGCACTTCCTCTCTCGACCGCTTCGGGGTACTTAGGGTAGAATTGGAAGGCGTGGTTGGACTTCTGTCGGTATGTGCATGCGCATCCGGCGAGTCCGCGTCCCGGAATCGCGATTTCCTGGGCCGAAGAAGAATGTCTGGAGTGCGTTCGAAGTTTTTCTCGGTCGTCTGTTGACTGCGGGGTGCCTCTTCAGCTTCTTGCTCCGTTTCTTTCTCGGAATCGGAGTCCTGTGATCCAATAAAGAGTATGTAGATATTGTTCGCTCAGGTTTTTTCTATTCAGCTGGTGGTTGGGACACTTACGAATTTGCTTTTGGAAGGATTGAGCACCGCCCGGGCCTCGTCCTCGGCTTGCTTCCGGGCCTCCATTTCCTGCTTCCTCAGGATCTCCTGCCTCTCCCTCTCGACGGCCTTCTGCTTCGCCTTCTCCATCTTTTCTAAACCCTCTCTAATCCAGGCGGGTAATTGCCTGCGCTTAGCCGCGTCtgagaaatatttatatttacatttataattaatatatttagcAACTTATTAAtgtgaataatattttgaatattaactTTCGCGAGCAGAGAAAACATTCTTTagtcctttgcactcggagctattttaattagattagataccaacatatttaataatagtACAGTAAGTGTTAGACAGTGTTGTTAGAGTTTCTGTTGGATTCCAATTTGTAACAGCTGCACTTGCTTATCAGATATAGCATACGTTTCACACACATTAGATAATACACTTGCCTATAGTCGTAGTGGTGTCCTCTTCTGGAGTTTTTTCTCTATCTTCTCTACACCTGACGTTATCTATAGGTCTCATATGCGGCGTTCTGTTCGTGTGTCGAACTCCTTTCATGAAAGGAGGCGGCTGAGGCGGTATTGTGGCCGGTGGTTCCCCCGACCAATAGCTATTGACCTAAACACAAGACACTCATTATCcgcaaaactttcaattttcacCCAGATGTACGATTTGAATGTATATACACAAGCTGTATCGTTCTCGATTTAATTacggtgaaaataaaataaaggataaatcgaaaataacgaacggaaaatcgtcaaagtttcTAGTCTcattcttattctttttttttctttctttatttttctctgtgtttttttttgtttctctttTATCGAACCTAAGATAACTGGGAAGGGCCACGGTCTAGGTGGAGTTTAATattagaaatacaattatttaaccTGACTATAAGGTTGTGTTGGAGGTACTGAATTATAAGAATACAACGCCGGTGCTGCTGGAGGTGGTACATTAAATTCAGATGTTGTCGATATGGTCGGAGCTGGCGGAATAACTGGTACTGTAGGAATTCCCATAGGTTTCCCATCAGAACCTATAGAAACACCGGGAGGAGGTACACCAGTCCATTCCCAAGTACCTGCACCAGAACCTGAGCTGTTCCAATGGCCCCATTGATTCCATTGGGTCCAAGTTTCAGCTGGTATTAAAGAATATACATTGTAAAACAGTTCCAATGACAAATCAACTTAGATTACTTATCTCTCTGGAATTAAGGTCACAAAAACAAAACAACATATTATATACAGAACTACAGGATGTTCAACTATTCTCAAACATACGGAAAACTCCATCCAGGAAATCAATATAAATTCTATATTCATATACTCCTTGTAACACGAAAAATCAATATAAGACAAATCAAATAAATTGCTTTGTACAAGTGCGTGAACATATTCGGTGCCGATTCCATATTACTTTTCCACCCATTCGCATCActggtgtatatgtatatgtacacacTTGCGGCAACTACTCTTCGTGCCTCACAAGTTGTCTTCTGGCAGGAATTTGAAAGGAATGCAGCAGCAAGCTGTCCGATTGGGCCATTCCACTCGTACTTTCGGTTCTAGCCAAAGTATTGGCTGAAGTGTGTGACGTCACAGAGTAACCATTGGCTACGAGGACCCCCTTTGCCCCTACACCGTCTCGAGGGACAACTTGTGGGGCACAGAGAGTACATGCtgtagaataatgcaaattacacctcgtgaacattaaaataggacttttgagagtaaaaaccccatctttgcaatcctgaaaacgggTGTacccccttaataattttaataggctGCACATAAAGTGCTAATAACATTAAATTCAGAGATGCATGAAATCCAGTCTGCTTACGATGCGAATGGGCTGGTCTGGGTTTATCATACTTATCTAGACCATAGAGCAGGAGTGTATTAGTCTGCTTTTAATACAACAATCTAAAAATGCTCTTGAAAATGTTCTTAAAGATTGTTCTCCTTGAAAACAGAAAAGAATGCAGTCCAATATACTCCGACTCTCTGATCAACAATGATCAATTACCTGCGAACACAATAATGAAAAATACCTGCAACAGAGCGACTATCTGAATTGATCTGTTACCTGATCCGCTGATGGAGGGAGCAGGAGGCGCTGGTGGGATATCGTCTTCTTTAGTGTCCATATCCATGGGTGCTTCTCCGCTACCATCGGTTCCGGAGCATATAGGATTAATGGTTGGTGGCGGCGGTGCCGGTGGCACTACGGTTTCTTTCATTTTGATCCATTGTTGAGCTAGAGCCGCCCAGTCAACTGTGGAGCAATCAAGAATTTAGTAAATGAAGAATTACATGATAGTGGAAGATTGTACTAAGTTACCAATGCATGCTATTGAATTTACCTTGGTCGTTGCTCATGTTCTGATAAGCAGAAGGGTTCAGGGCCCACTGGGTAGGGTAGTCCTTTCCCTCGAACATATCCCCACTCATTTTCATCTATCAATGCCCTGGTGAGACACGGTTAATGGTACTCAAGGCGCATTAACCTTGTACATGAATAATTCGGACATTGGCGTGCGGTTTCAGCACCGAAAGTCTGCCGGGGAAGATCCTGTCGACTACATAATGAGGAAACACTTGGATTTTCGGTTCTTTTCGACACTTTCACCGCACCGATCGATGTTTTATTACGGTTCGAGGCGCCCTGTCGCGATATATGTTATACTATACGCAGTTTACACGGCGATCACGGACACGGATCCACAAAAGGTCTCCTCGGAAGATCGATTGCCGTATCACTGACtcgattttacatttttttcaaatgatTATCACTCGCACTACGTCCTGAAGAACTGCCAAACTACTTTACCGGAAAATATCCGCGATCGCAAGAACGTTGGCCGCGAGGTGTCACATCTTGCACAAAGGCGGATTTCCATTAGCGACGACGATCGCAGCGACACCAGTCGATACGGCATCTCTTAGACCTCAGACTAAGCGACCTGTTCACAATGTTGCTCGTGGTTCAAATGGCTGATGAAACGCGTGAAATTGGTGTTGTTGAAAGGAGAAATTCGAGAAGTCCATTGGCTCGTTACTGCTTTGACAATTGAATACACGATgaatgaatattgaatatacGAGGTGATTCAAAAGATATGATGAATTATGTTCATTTAGAGTCTTCCACTACTTTCTGTCGAGCTAatagaaaatcgaagaaaaCTAAATGGTGAAAAGTAATGGTTCCTTTGATtacattcttttaatgtttttactgctttAAGTTGTACGTTTCTTACCGGATTATTAG is a genomic window of Lasioglossum baleicum chromosome 14, iyLasBale1, whole genome shotgun sequence containing:
- the LOC143215561 gene encoding uncharacterized protein LOC143215561 isoform X1, whose translation is MKMSGDMFEGKDYPTQWALNPSAYQNMSNDQVDWAALAQQWIKMKETVVPPAPPPPTINPICSGTDGSGEAPMDMDTKEDDIPPAPPAPSISGSAETWTQWNQWGHWNSSGSGAGTWEWTGVPPPGVSIGSDGKPMGIPTVPVIPPAPTISTTSEFNVPPPAAPALYSYNSVPPTQPYSQVNSYWSGEPPATIPPQPPPFMKGVRHTNRTPHMRPIDNVRCREDREKTPEEDTTTTIDAAKRRQLPAWIREGLEKMEKAKQKAVERERQEILRKQEMEARKQAEDEARAVLNPSKSKFDSDSEKETEQEAEEAPRSQQTTEKNFERTPDILLRPRKSRFRDADSPDAHAHTDRSPTTPSNSTLSTPKRSREEVLQDVQMLKVRRSLTEILLEVTNEEIGSICREVWSRARAKVPAGETPVASLNNMAPLAQITRKLGLGIYGDSNSESEEEQSEHVQAQNNDSDDELIETLRRRQQLFKKTEEEIEARLAEEDEREEQRYEDHYMKQQENHTGNTSCKEAGMFRNDIERKPLLNHGIIKRNTITSLPLVDEKETINNQREASETLSSAGQSPQQQQTVATDTAKPETPSGSADTESSSSESTSSDSSRSNSLKKKRSSKGRDYRKRRSKSRSRSRQPRKSRSRSSERSGRKRKSRSRSLKSSRKEYRSRSSSNYRSSKKHRSRSRNRKRSRRSRSRSLRRSRSASAARKRSRSRSRGKRKSRSRSRGRRRSRSYSIRRSKSRAREKRRTRSRSRARDRTRSRSKERKRSESYVSRSKRRSRSRSRDHRKSRSRSRQSNHRDGKKSSSHRYRN
- the LOC143215561 gene encoding uncharacterized protein LOC143215561 isoform X4, encoding MKMSGDMFEGKDYPTQWALNPSAYQNMSNDQVDWAALAQQWIKMKETVVPPAPPPPTINPICSGTDGSGEAPMDMDTKEDDIPPAPPAPSISGSAETWTQWNQWGHWNSSGSGAGTWEWTGVPPPGVSIGSDGKPMGIPTVPVIPPAPTISTTSEFNVPPPAAPALYSYNSVPPTQPYSQVNSYWSGEPPATIPPQPPPFMKGVRHTNRTPHMRPIDNVRCREDREKTPEEDTTTTIDAAKRRQLPAWIREGLEKMEKAKQKAVERERQEILRKQEMEARKQAEDEARAVLNPSKSKFDSDSEKETEQEAEEAPRSQQTTEKNFERTPDILLRPRKSRFRDADSPDAHAHTDRSPTTPSNSTLSTPKRSREEVLQDVMLKVRRSLTEILLEVTNEEIGSICREVWSRARAKGETPVASLNNMAPLAQITRKLGLGIYGDSNSESEEEQSEHVQAQNNDSDDELIETLRRRQQLFKKTEEEIEARLAEEDEREEQRYEDHYMKQQENHTGNTSCKEAGMFRNDIERKPLLNHGIIKRNTITSLPLVDEKETINNQREASETLSSAGQSPQQQQTVATDTAKPETPSGSADTESSSSESTSSDSSRSNSLKKKRSSKGRDYRKRRSKSRSRSRQPRKSRSRSSERSGRKRKSRSRSLKSSRKEYRSRSSSNYRSSKKHRSRSRNRKRSRRSRSRSLRRSRSASAARKRSRSRSRGKRKSRSRSRGRRRSRSYSIRRSKSRAREKRRTRSRSRARDRTRSRSKERKRSESYVSRSKRRSRSRSRDHRKSRSRSRQSNHRDGKKSSSHRYRN
- the LOC143215561 gene encoding uncharacterized protein LOC143215561 isoform X3, giving the protein MKMSGDMFEGKDYPTQWALNPSAYQNMSNDQVDWAALAQQWIKMKETVVPPAPPPPTINPICSGTDGSGEAPMDMDTKEDDIPPAPPAPSISGSAETWTQWNQWGHWNSSGSGAGTWEWTGVPPPGVSIGSDGKPMGIPTVPVIPPAPTISTTSEFNVPPPAAPALYSYNSVPPTQPYSQVNSYWSGEPPATIPPQPPPFMKGVRHTNRTPHMRPIDNVRCREDREKTPEEDTTTTIDAAKRRQLPAWIREGLEKMEKAKQKAVERERQEILRKQEMEARKQAEDEARAVLNPSKSKFDSDSEKETEQEAEEAPRSQQTTEKNFERTPDILLRPRKSRFRDADSPDAHAHTDRSPTTPSNSTLSTPKRSREEVLQDVQMLKVRRSLTEILLEVTNEEIGSICREVWSRARAKGETPVASLNNMAPLAQITRKLGLGIYGDSNSESEEEQSEHVQAQNNDSDDELIETLRRRQQLFKKTEEEIEARLAEEDEREEQRYEDHYMKQQENHTGNTSCKEAGMFRNDIERKPLLNHGIIKRNTITSLPLVDEKETINNQREASETLSSAGQSPQQQQTVATDTAKPETPSGSADTESSSSESTSSDSSRSNSLKKKRSSKGRDYRKRRSKSRSRSRQPRKSRSRSSERSGRKRKSRSRSLKSSRKEYRSRSSSNYRSSKKHRSRSRNRKRSRRSRSRSLRRSRSASAARKRSRSRSRGKRKSRSRSRGRRRSRSYSIRRSKSRAREKRRTRSRSRARDRTRSRSKERKRSESYVSRSKRRSRSRSRDHRKSRSRSRQSNHRDGKKSSSHRYRN
- the LOC143215561 gene encoding uncharacterized protein LOC143215561 isoform X6; amino-acid sequence: MKMSGDMFEGKDYPTQWALNPSAYQNMSNDQVDWAALAQQWIKMKETVVPPAPPPPTINPICSGTDGSGEAPMDMDTKEDDIPPAPPAPSISGSAETWTQWNQWGHWNSSGSGAGTWEWTGVPPPGVSIGSDGKPMGIPTVPVIPPAPTISTTSEFNVPPPAAPALYSYNSVPPTQPYSQVNSYWSGEPPATIPPQPPPFMKGVRHTNRTPHMRPIDNVRCREDREKTPEEDTTTTIDAAKRRQLPAWIREGLEKMEKAKQKAVERERQEILRKQEMEARKQAEDEARAVLNPSKSKFDSDSEKETEQEAEEAPRSQQTTEKNFERTPDILLRPRKSRFRDADSPDAHAHTDRSPTTPSNSTLSTPKRSREEVLQDVMLKVRRSLTEILLEVTNEEIGSICREVWSRARAKVPAGETPVASLNNMAPLAQITRKLGLGIYGDSNSESEEEQSEHVQAQNNDSDDELIETLRRRQQLFKKTEEEIEARLAEEDEREEQRYEDHYMKQQENHTGNTSCKEAVDEKETINNQREASETLSSAGQSPQQQQTVATDTAKPETPSGSADTESSSSESTSSDSSRSNSLKKKRSSKGRDYRKRRSKSRSRSRQPRKSRSRSSERSGRKRKSRSRSLKSSRKEYRSRSSSNYRSSKKHRSRSRNRKRSRRSRSRSLRRSRSASAARKRSRSRSRGKRKSRSRSRGRRRSRSYSIRRSKSRAREKRRTRSRSRARDRTRSRSKERKRSESYVSRSKRRSRSRSRDHRKSRSRSRQSNHRDGKKSSSHRYRN
- the LOC143215561 gene encoding uncharacterized protein LOC143215561 isoform X2, whose translation is MKMSGDMFEGKDYPTQWALNPSAYQNMSNDQVDWAALAQQWIKMKETVVPPAPPPPTINPICSGTDGSGEAPMDMDTKEDDIPPAPPAPSISGSAETWTQWNQWGHWNSSGSGAGTWEWTGVPPPGVSIGSDGKPMGIPTVPVIPPAPTISTTSEFNVPPPAAPALYSYNSVPPTQPYSQVNSYWSGEPPATIPPQPPPFMKGVRHTNRTPHMRPIDNVRCREDREKTPEEDTTTTIDAAKRRQLPAWIREGLEKMEKAKQKAVERERQEILRKQEMEARKQAEDEARAVLNPSKSKFDSDSEKETEQEAEEAPRSQQTTEKNFERTPDILLRPRKSRFRDADSPDAHAHTDRSPTTPSNSTLSTPKRSREEVLQDVMLKVRRSLTEILLEVTNEEIGSICREVWSRARAKVPAGETPVASLNNMAPLAQITRKLGLGIYGDSNSESEEEQSEHVQAQNNDSDDELIETLRRRQQLFKKTEEEIEARLAEEDEREEQRYEDHYMKQQENHTGNTSCKEAGMFRNDIERKPLLNHGIIKRNTITSLPLVDEKETINNQREASETLSSAGQSPQQQQTVATDTAKPETPSGSADTESSSSESTSSDSSRSNSLKKKRSSKGRDYRKRRSKSRSRSRQPRKSRSRSSERSGRKRKSRSRSLKSSRKEYRSRSSSNYRSSKKHRSRSRNRKRSRRSRSRSLRRSRSASAARKRSRSRSRGKRKSRSRSRGRRRSRSYSIRRSKSRAREKRRTRSRSRARDRTRSRSKERKRSESYVSRSKRRSRSRSRDHRKSRSRSRQSNHRDGKKSSSHRYRN
- the LOC143215561 gene encoding uncharacterized protein LOC143215561 isoform X5 gives rise to the protein MKMSGDMFEGKDYPTQWALNPSAYQNMSNDQVDWAALAQQWIKMKETVVPPAPPPPTINPICSGTDGSGEAPMDMDTKEDDIPPAPPAPSISGSAETWTQWNQWGHWNSSGSGAGTWEWTGVPPPGVSIGSDGKPMGIPTVPVIPPAPTISTTSEFNVPPPAAPALYSYNSVPPTQPYSQVNSYWSGEPPATIPPQPPPFMKGVRHTNRTPHMRPIDNVRCREDREKTPEEDTTTTIDAAKRRQLPAWIREGLEKMEKAKQKAVERERQEILRKQEMEARKQAEDEARAVLNPSKSKFDSDSEKETEQEAEEAPRSQQTTEKNFERTPDILLRPRKSRFRDADSPDAHAHTDRSPTTPSNSTLSTPKRSREEVLQDVQMLKVRRSLTEILLEVTNEEIGSICREVWSRARAKVPAGETPVASLNNMAPLAQITRKLGLGIYGDSNSESEEEQSEHVQAQNNDSDDELIETLRRRQQLFKKTEEEIEARLAEEDEREEQRYEDHYMKQQENHTGNTSCKEAVDEKETINNQREASETLSSAGQSPQQQQTVATDTAKPETPSGSADTESSSSESTSSDSSRSNSLKKKRSSKGRDYRKRRSKSRSRSRQPRKSRSRSSERSGRKRKSRSRSLKSSRKEYRSRSSSNYRSSKKHRSRSRNRKRSRRSRSRSLRRSRSASAARKRSRSRSRGKRKSRSRSRGRRRSRSYSIRRSKSRAREKRRTRSRSRARDRTRSRSKERKRSESYVSRSKRRSRSRSRDHRKSRSRSRQSNHRDGKKSSSHRYRN